The Triticum dicoccoides isolate Atlit2015 ecotype Zavitan chromosome 6A, WEW_v2.0, whole genome shotgun sequence genome has a window encoding:
- the LOC119317741 gene encoding protein trichome birefringence-like 19, whose product MKSHTSKSGPSSPKRSAAFAAPVAFLLVLVLVTLYDLSFADRRYLRIHGAPSSSSSASSPACDLTRGEWVQDAVEAPYYTNLTCPFIDDHQNCMKFGKPSLEFLRWRWRPDGCELPRFDAARFLEAMRGKSMAFVGDSLARNHFKSLLCLLSRVAQPVEVGGESEIDPTGRAVRRDYYYGSHDFTASLFWSPFLVKANLSNATLGMWDVHLDTPDARWASHLAGFDHVVLSGTNWFLRPSVYYEGGRAVACNGGASCVNGNVTAEMTVPRALRAAFRTALGAVAASEGFRGKAVLRTVTPAHFEGGEWNTGGDCVRTRPYRRGDRALGAFESEYRSAQVEALRETKAAAATTRRDGAEAELVLMDITEAMDLRPDGHPSWYGHPPGGSVEGSFVVDCLHWCLPGPIDLWSELLAQMLLHPRR is encoded by the exons CGGCCGCCTTTGCCGCGCCGGTGGCCTTCCTGCTCGTCCTGGTGCTCGTCACGCTCTACGACTTGTCCTTCGCCGACCGCCGTTACCTGCGCATACATGGCGCCCCCTCCTCATCGTCCTCGGCGTCGTCTCCGGCCTGCGACCTCACGCGGGGCGAGTGGGTGCAGGACGCCGTGGAGGCGCCGTACTACACGAACCTCACTTGCCCCTTCATCGACGACCACCAGAACTGCATGAAGTTCGGCAAGCCGAGCCTCGAGTTCCtgcgctggaggtggcggccggacgGCTGCGAGCTCCCCCGCTTCGACGCCGCGCGGTTCCTGGAGGCCATGAGGGGCAAGTCCATGGCCTTCGTCGGGGACTCCCTCGCCAGGAACCACTTCAAGTCCTTGCTCTGCCTCCTGTCCAGG GTGGCGCAGCCGGTGGAGGTCGGGGGTGAGTCGGAGATCGACCCGACGGGGAGGGCCGTCCGGCGGGACTACTACtacggcagccacgacttcaccgcctCCCTCTTCTGGTCGCCTTTCCTGGTCAAGGCCAACCTGTCCAACGCCACGCTCGGCATGTGGGACGTGCACCTGGACACGCCGGACGCGCGGTGGGCGTCGCACCTCGCCGGCTTCGACCACGTCGTCCTCTCGGGCACCAACTGGTTCCTCCGCCCCTCGGTGTACTACGAGGGCGGGCGCGCCGTCGCGTGCAACGGCGGCGCGAGCTGCGTCAACGGGAACGTGACGGCCGAGATGACCGTGCCCCGCGCCCTGCGCGCGGCGTTCCGGACGGCGCTCGGCGCCGTCGCCGCCAGTGAGGGGTTCCGCGGCAAGGCGGTGCTCCGGACGGTGACGCCCGCGCACTTCGAGGGCGGCGAGTGGAACACCGGCGGCGACTGCGTCCGCACGCGGCCCTACCGGCGCGGCGACCGCGCCCTGGGCGCCTTCGAGTCCGAGTACCGCAGCGCGCAG GTTGAGGCGCTGCGGGAGACGAAGGCGGCGGCCGCGACGACGAGGAGGGACGGCGCGGAGGCGGAGCTGGTGCTGATGGACATCACGGAGGCGATGGACCTGCGGCCGGACGGGCACCCGAGCTGGTACGGGCACCCGCCGGGCGGGAGCGTGGAGGGCAGCTTCGTGGTGGACTGCCTGCACTGGTGCCTGCCGGGGCCGATCGACCTGTGGAGCGAGCTGCTGGCCCAGATGCTCCTGCATCCACGTCGATGA